The following proteins come from a genomic window of Micromonospora zamorensis:
- the nucS gene encoding endonuclease NucS, which produces MRLVIAKCSVDYVGRLSAHLPLATRLLMVKADGSVSIHADDRAYKPLNWMSPPCRLEEAPGVWRVVNKAGEELRITLEEIFQDTSYELGVDPGLRKDGVEAHLQELLAANPSALGEGFTLVRREYMTAIGPVDLLCRDANSGSVAVEVKRRGDIDGVEQLTRYLELMNRDPLLSPVVGVFAAQEIKPQARVLATDRGIRCVVVNYDKLRGIEKDELTLF; this is translated from the coding sequence GTGCGGTTGGTCATTGCGAAGTGCTCGGTGGACTACGTCGGACGGCTCTCGGCTCACCTGCCGCTGGCCACCCGGTTGCTGATGGTGAAGGCGGACGGGTCGGTGTCGATTCATGCCGACGACCGGGCGTACAAGCCGTTGAACTGGATGAGCCCGCCATGTCGGCTGGAGGAGGCCCCCGGTGTGTGGCGGGTGGTCAACAAGGCTGGCGAGGAGTTGCGGATCACCCTGGAGGAGATCTTCCAGGACACCTCGTACGAGCTGGGTGTCGATCCCGGCCTGCGCAAGGACGGGGTGGAGGCGCACCTCCAGGAGTTGCTGGCCGCCAACCCCAGCGCGTTGGGCGAGGGGTTCACGCTGGTCCGCCGCGAGTACATGACCGCGATCGGCCCGGTCGACCTGCTGTGCCGGGACGCCAACTCCGGTTCGGTCGCCGTCGAGGTCAAGCGGCGCGGCGACATCGACGGGGTGGAGCAGTTGACCCGGTACCTCGAGTTGATGAACCGTGACCCGCTGCTCAGCCCGGTTGTCGGGGTCTTCGCGGCGCAGGAGATCAAGCCGCAGGCCCGGGTGCTCGCCACCGACCGGGGCATCCGGTGTGTGGTCGTGAACTACGACAAGCTGCGGGGCATCGAGAAGGACGAGCTGACGCTGTTCTGA